The genome window AGAGAAAGCCAGGTCCACTGTGTATGCCAGTAAAGTGATGCTTGCCATCACGGTCTCACTCATTATAACAAGTCGATTTTTAGAATCCCCGAGTGCTTGTGTGAAGCAAACAACTGTGCCGACGGTATACATGATCAATCCCAGCAGACTGAAACTAGCGAGGAGTCGGTCAAATGGTACAGGGCTGCGCGCCGCACAGTCCATTAACATCACCAGGACCGTGCCTATGGACGGAAGCAAGCACACACTGTAGGTTACACCCAACACGCAGGTCCTCCAAATGTCTTCTTCCTTTACGGAGATGCTGAGCAGCACCAGCCCGATGATTCCTCCAAAGACCTGCAGCACCTTGAGAAGTCCAGGTACGGACGCCATGTAGCCTCGCTGGTGGCCATCGCTCTGTAATCGAATCAGTTGGAGCTCTGCAACGTAAGCCAGCGAAGTGAGACATGAACTCACACTTGCCGCTATGCCTTTGGCGTCAAAATGATTCCTTAAGGTCCATGCGAAGGCTAAAGAAGCAGAAAACGTCATGAGTGCACCAAGAGCTGCCACAGTGGCCGTGAGGTTCTTC of Clarias gariepinus isolate MV-2021 ecotype Netherlands chromosome 6, CGAR_prim_01v2, whole genome shotgun sequence contains these proteins:
- the LOC128526197 gene encoding myeloid-associated differentiation marker homolog, which encodes MPVTFGELSTLTTPLSVARLCAWFLSCLTFSLASVEPQSGQTAFFTFCMVTWCLFFVLTFLVVVIHFIQFHNLLPLSWKNLTATVAALGALMTFSASLAFAWTLRNHFDAKGIAASVSSCLTSLAYVAELQLIRLQSDGHQRGYMASVPGLLKVLQVFGGIIGLVLLSISVKEEDIWRTCVLGVTYSVCLLPSIGTVLVMLMDCAARSPVPFDRLLASFSLLGLIMYTVGTVVCFTQALGDSKNRLVIMSETVMASITLLAYTVDLAFSLKLLCERN